The DNA window AATAGCTTGCTTGCAAACACAGTTTATTTATTATCTTCATGAGATAACAGACACACTTTATTAGAACATGTAACAAAATATCAGTGCATCACCCCAGAAAATGCTTTGAGAGCAGCAATCTCATGCTGATACAGCCATGGCACAGCATTTTGAAAAGTAATGCAAAGAATCTGTGCCCACAGAACACAAAAGCAGACTCTAGACCATATACAGATATTAGTCACTTTGAACTAATTCTTCTTTTGAATTGACTGTGAACAGTTTGAATGACATAACATTAAACAATCACCAGATAAATGCAAACTGGAATTTAGCAACATAAGACCATTccataaaaaataaacatttcccTGAGAATTCTACACAACAAAGTGCTGTACTGCCTAGCTGAGATGTCCCTGTGACATTTACACAGTTCATTCCCACAGCTTTATACTATTACTTCTGCTTTCAGCCTGGAGCTAATGACAGGGGCCATTTAAAACCCCAGAGAGCATCTTATTTAACAGTAAGGCTGCACACATTGAGCTTAATATCTTCATTTGACTGGCTTTTAGCAACAACACAGTGCCTTCGTTCAAAATTTTCCTGAGATTCTTAGTCTGACACAAGTATTACTGACCTCTCTGAATTCACTGGCTGTCAGATCAAACCATGAATGACCAGCTTTGCTTAGTCTCATGGAGGTATTCTGAGAGCTAAAATTTTGACATAACAGAAGGGAAAACAATATAATCACCCTTTCATACCTGGAAAAAGTGCTTTTGATTGAGACACGGCTCTGTACCTTTAGGGAGACGTGCTCATCTGTCATTGGTTTGTGGCACTGTGAATAAGACAATGCCAAATATCCTGAAGTGCTACATTCTCATTGAGAACATAATATCTGATGGCTCATAGGAAGAGAAAACCTTGCTAAGTTTGGGCCTACTCCTGCTCTCATGCAAGTTAATACAAAAGTTTCTttgctgggagctggactggacCCTTtacacagaacacacacacacaaacaaaaccccaacATCCACTGAGATAATACCCAATGAAATCAATGTCAGCAAATCAGATAGCTGGATGCTTGGTCTTTGGGCACCGAAAAAGTTTTACAATGAAAAGCTCACAAAAGGAAGCAGATTTGTAAAAGATCATAGGGTCAAGTTCATGGGTGATTTAGTGTGGTATTAATTACATACGAAGGGTACGGGAGCTCAGAACGGATGCAAGCAGTGAAATGGTATAACTTGCCCTTATGTGGCTTTCAGGAAGTATATATGACTGATGCAATCTATGTGCAAAAAGAAAGTGCACTAGAAGCATGTGTGTGAATTGAAGTTAATTTTCTTGTTACAGCTTCCTTCCACCTGAaactaacatttattttgcaCCTCCTCTGAATAGTGAACCTAGGCAAGTTACAATATTTTGACAGTTACATCCATTTTCCTACTGGTTTACATCTTATGTATAACTTAGCTCATCATTTAAGACTGATTAATTTGGCTTAGACACAGTAGTTGCACTGTCTCTTGAATCTGACTTGAGgagcatttaaaatatataaacagAAAAGTTGCTTTCTCGCAGACTGAAATGTAGAACAAGCCTCCCCTCCAAGCCATGTTCAATGTAGCTTTTCAGTAAGGACACAACAAACATCTCACTAACCTCACCAGGCATTAAATACCATGACAGCTGCTTCATTCATCATTACAAACAAAAATGAGGTTGACACCAAATGAGagctgaggtgtttttttttctttcctttatttcccaagtctcagctttcatttagcAGTAATATGTTACTTTCCTGTGACAACTGTAACATTCAGTTTTACTGACATCTCTTAAAGCAAGCAGTGgctttctttgaaaaataatttttctcaagAAAATGGATGATGCCATTTTAGTTTAGCTTTCTGTTTGTTGACAGTAATTTTAATACCtaacaataaaattaaaacacAACAGTAGCTTATTCTGCTTGAATATTTCTTCTAATGCTGTGAAAGAATCCTCCCTCAAACTTTCACACCTACCAATCTTATTTTGTAATGTAATGCATGCTTTAATATATTACATTCTCCTTACTTGGTAACTTTCTTAGAGTACTGACAATATGAAGTACTTTTTAAATTAATCACCAGAAGCTAGGGTTCTTCTTTTCATTAGTTTTAATGCATGCTTTATGGCACTATTTGAATAGTTGTCTACAATATTTCTGGCCCATAAGCCATCTACCTAAATTTCATGAAATATTCAGTTCATGCACACATGTACATTGTAGATCCATGTAGTAGGCTTACAATTAATAGAATTACAGTATTAGTGAAACATTTATATAACAAATTAATTACACCACAGAGAGAAAATGtgcttcagtaaaaaaaaaaaaaaataaggataaTGTTCCACACCAGATTCTGTACAACAGAGTCTACAttttagaaaacaaaagcaaacaagaaCTTAAAAGATGGTTTTCATTGTACATTCCAATCTAACATTTGGAAGAAACTGGCATCTTCCACCTTTTGTTCAAAGTGACATAGCACTAGATACAGCTCATGAACGGGGACTTAGAAGCACTTGTCAGGTGACAGCCTCATGTTCCTTGCTCTTCCAAGTCACCCCACAGGTCAGTCTCTGGAATGGTTAATTGCAGTGTTTTCCCCCGAACTGATATCCGCCAGCAAATACATTTATGGAGCTCTCCAGAGCAATCCTCTTTCAACAGTATCCTTCAGTTAGACAGGCAGCAGTTAAGTAATGCTCATTCCATTTCATCTCCTTCAAGCAACTTATTACAGACTTGTAAAGATGCTAATTTTCCAAAGCCATTTTTTTAttccttccttttctgtttgCCATTTCCCAAAGTTTTCAAGTTCCTGGGCAGAACAGTTTTGTAATCACATTAAGAATCTTCTGGTGCAGGTTACAAATGTCTCCTATTTTGCATAGCTGCAAAGCGCACTGAGTCACAGCTTCCTGCTCTGTAAAACACAAAGGAAAACGTTCTCAGTACTGGTAATTCTGTAACATAGACCCAGGTTCTGTACCATTCTATCAACTTTCTTGACTACAACTAATAGCTTTTGGATGATCATTTGTGTccataaattaaatatttcaccCCAAGAGATAAAAGGATTCTTGAAGGTATACTGTTGCTTACACAGctcatctcctagagctggaagggatgtcaggaggtcatctagttcactcccctgccctcttgacaggatcaagcaccatccttggcatctatttgccccaatccctgaatggcctcctcaaggactgaactcccaactgtgggtttagcaggccaatgctcaaaccactgacctatccctccccctgGCAGGTAACAAATTTAAATATTGATAaaattgaatattttaaaataacactgccAGAAACCTTAAAGTTTTTACTAGCTTTAGCTGCTTACTTGCAGGGTGGAAATTAATAAAATGCCCCCATCCCATAGCTTGCACAAGATATGCTACCCTGAATGGCAGTCATCCTTTCTGCACATTTTTGAAGGTAGTACTGATCAAAGGACCAGACACAAAGAATGACTACTTTGATCTCACTAGATTGTACAGTAAGAGAGCCTTCTCTGGTGTGTCAGAAAACAGGGGATCATGTTTCGAGTGAATTAAGTTTGACTAGTGAATGCAATGACATTAAATAGCTATGAGACCAGAATCCAGTCAGTATTCATGGAGCGATTATGAAAAATAATCCTAAACTGAATCCCCcgggggcctgatccaaaaaggCCGGCATGTCTGGGGGCTTGGCACTTAGAAACCACAACCCTGAGCCGAGCGGCCTCAGAGCTGAGTTGTAGTTGAACTCATGATCTGAATTTTGTGCTTCAGACTCATCTCTAGTGATAGCTGCTGCAACATGTTTTAGGGTGCCCCAATaaacagttctgtggcaccttagagactcacGAATGCATTagctcatgaactaataaatgtgttagtctctaataTACtccaagactgcttgttattggtgaagctgcagactaacccacctgaaggagtgggtcttacccacaaaagttcatgattttgtaaatgtattagtctctaagatgctttAGGACAGCTTGTtctctgtgaagatacagactaacaaccCCTCTGAAGCTAGTTCAGGTAGGGCAAGCAGCAACtggcttaaacagcagcaagggaggtttaggctggacatgagaAAAatcctcctaactgtcagggtggttaaacaggggaataaatttcctagggaggttgtggatccccatcactggagatgtttaagagcaggttacatagacatatattggggatggtctagacggtgcttggccctaccctgagggtagggggctggttCCAACGATCTCTGGAGGTCCCGTCCAGTGCTAGTGCTCTGTGATCCCATACACCAGATGGCACGGGTCTACCCCTCAACCCTTTATGACACACACCCTAACCAGGCCAAAGCAGGGTTCTGAGCTGTCCTTCGGACAAGCACCGGCCCAGTCCCCAGGAGAGAAACAATCCTGCTCTTAACCTTTGCAACAGGCGAGTGGGAAATCGTGACCCTCTCAAAACAGAGCCCTGACACAGGAACCGAAAGCAAAACCGCTCTCGGGCCCCCCCGCAGCACACGCGAGTGAAACCgaccttcctcttcccctcccgcccggccctgctccctcccagcgaGGACCTGGCTCCCGTGCGTTGCTGGGGCAGGCCGACCCCGGGGCCCAGACCTTACCTGCGGCAGGAGTAGGGGGCTGCGGAGCACCCTTGCGCAGGGGCTTTCCCGGCATCATTTCGCCTCTCTCGCTGACTGCAGCCGTGGGGCGATCGGATCGCGCTGGCCCGGGAcagtggcaggagcaggagggaacCGAGCGCTGCTCTCCTCTCGCCAgctccagggctctggctgcccgcGCGCCGCTGTCGCTGCGTTTAGGCAGCCACTGTCCGGGGGTTTCCCGGCCGGggatgaggtaaggaaagcgaaGGGAATCCCGCCTTTGTCAGCCCCGCCCACCGCGCCAGCAGCCAATCAGCGGCGGGGATGGCTGGCGTGTTACGGCAAGTTCCTTCAGCACCCGGGCGAGCACCGGGGCATGTGCTTGCTGGCGGCCGGCCGGGACGCGCCCGGGCTTGTCCGAGAGGCAGCGCAGACTggcggctcccctcccccagccggccggTGCAAGGTCCGATGTGAGCCccggcagctcccctcccccaggcagggtGCGAGCCCCGgcgtttcccctcccccagccggtcGGGAGGCGGTTCAAAGCCCGGTGGGGGGCCCGGCGGCTCCCCTCCACCAGCCAGCCCGGGAGGCGGTGCAAGGCCCGGTGGCTCCCAGCAGGGCGACGCAAGCTGCAGCCTGTGCGCAGCGCGGGGGGAGGGTTTCAATCCCGTCGCCCTGGCTCTGTATCCCCACAAGACGCGAGTGAGCCCCGCGGCTGGGAATACGCAGCTCTGGGGCTGTAAGGCCGGGTCAGCCGCTGGCTGGGGGCTAAGCAAGGGCCCTTGGCAGGGTcgtggagcaggctgccaaaaGCGTTTCCCAAAGCCAGCCCAGGCTGGCCTCGGCCTTAGCACATTTCAGCACAGTGGGCTCAGGAGTGGCCCAGAGGAGCCCCAGGTGGGCGAAGGTTGGGTCTGCCTGGCGGGTCTGTTGGTATAATTAATAGGGGTGGGAATCAGGAAAGGTGGTGCCTCCCCAAACAGCTTGGTGTGGCTCTCCCTCGTGCCACTTCCTTTCACCTCTGCTCTGGTCCAGGCTTGGTGGGGCTGGGCCAACCTGCCTCCCAGGGATTGGGGCAGCAGATGCTGAGGCCTCACTGCCCACTCAGTGCTCGGACCATATGATCCAGCTGTCTTGACACACCGGGGTTGGGTCACTGCAGCTGGGCCACCCCAAGCTCTGAGTTTGGGAGCACTGCGGAGCCTGCAGTCATGTGGCTGGGTGCATAGGGATGGGGGCACTGTAGCGACACTGCCCAGCTACCCGATGTGTGGGGACTTGGGGttctccagctgtgccactggggcagggctgttcctggagtggggcagagcttgggggcagCCCCTCGCAGGCCACAgggcctgtccccaccccactccagagatgacctggggctggggttgTACGTGATGATAGCAGCAGATGTCACCTCTTGCCAACTCACCACACGGGCAGCAGGTGTGACAGCGTGTTCTGCTCCATCCTGCCATGCATCCTGCTGCGGCAGAAAAACAGGGCTCCGTGTGTCAGGACAGCGACACAGTGGAGCGGGCTGCATTTTAATAGTTGGGTGAATTTAATGAATTAAAAAATGTAGAGCACTGACCGCAGCAGTGTGCTGCCGAGTGGCCATGGGAAGAGCCTCCAGAGTCTAGCTTGCCTTATTTCCCTACAGCCAATACTGGGCTAGAGTCGAAGGAGGAATGAGGGGTGTTTAAGGGGCCAGGTTTGCACAAGTATCCTATTCCCATGGGATCTACAGTCAGCTGATCAATGGTTCAAGAGTAccccattattatttatttattattaaagcaGACAGTATGCTAATATGCtacaaggaaggagaaaattattctccttaacttctgagggtaggacaaaaaACAATGGGCTTAACTTAAagtaaggaaggtttaggttggacattagggaaaagcttcttaactgtcagggtggttaagcactggaacaagtttcctagggaggttatgaacgggagatttttaagagcaggttagacaaacacctgtcagggaaggtctagatggtgctttgtcctcccgtgaggccaggggactggactcaatctcTCAAACGCCCTACCAGTCCTATGATTATGTGTTTCTGCAGTCATAGAGATATGAGACAAGTCTTGCCACAAATCCCTTACAGCCCGAAGCTCCGCTCCTGCCGCTGCACTCACCTGGAACAGTGCGCTTGCCCAGTGGCATCATGGCACGTCTATGGATTAATCTGGGCAGAAAAGACGTAAGGGAGGTAGGGGGCTGCACATCTTTGACTATTAGGCTATGCCTAGAatacagggatttgtcgacagaagggttTTTGAGacgatatcttccgacaaaacttctgtcagcagatcgcAACCAAATTGCAAAGCAGAtcgcaagagcaatctgctctgtcgacagagagtggccagatttcCTGACCATTCTGTtggcagaatggccaactggaagcacagcagacagggctgccccgtgtctcggaagccctgtctgtcgacagacggccccacagaatgtccagaccagctttctggcaactgactctgtcgacagaggcgttattcctcatggggagtggggtgcagctgttgacaaaagtgctgcattctgtcgacttactgttgatGGAATGCCCTGGGAATCTGCACATTCTGTggattttgtgggcaaaatctctctagtgtggacatagccttaggctTTACCACTTCCTCTCCTCTGACCTGCTCAGAACCCGGAGCCACAGACTGTATCCGAAGACATGTGCAGATCACACTTGAAATGTGCTGGATTTTGTATTTCTTAGCCATACCCACAACTTCTGAACATTTTGGGACGTCTGTGTCCTTGATGAGATGATACAGTAGTTTTTCTGTCTTAATCACACTGAGGTTTTGAAAGCTATATGATTAATGAATGATCTGTGAGGAATCTACTCTGAAGCCATAAAGTCACCAGCATGACCCTTTCTTTCTTCAATGATTTTAGGACAGCACAGTCGCTGTTCTGCTTTCTCTGTAATCATTGCAACTTGAAAGTTATTAACTGGAGTTTTGAGGTGTATAGACCAACATTTGTTCTTAGGATAAATACACAGCATACAGTGAGCAGACTGAGCCCAGGAGCAGAGTGTACAAttggacattaaaaaaaacccccagCAAAAATGAATTTGTCACTGAAAGACACCAGTGGAAAAAATGACAGCCACACCTTCAAAGCAGTTTCTAATCAGAGAAAAATGCCAGACTATAATGTGCCTGTGGTGTCTGATGATAAATAATAAGTCTCTCCATGCAATCAGAGCCTCTGGTACCAAATGCCTGGAGATGCTGAGGATATTAGGAGTGATTGAAAACACTTGGTTACCAGGCCATTTGTACTGGCTCAGTTCAGAGGCATTTTAACCATTGTATGTACTGCATTCATGGTGTGAAGTCCTCGTCCTACAGAAGTCACTGAAGTCCCATTGATGTTAttaaggccctgctccccccaaaaAAGGTGTGGCCTAGGGTGGAAGGGGGCAGGTCTttctcagccctcagtgccacctggtgcAACTGCAGAGATCTAAAGGGCTGAGGGCTCCTACTTCTGTGATAGCCTTGGCAGGAGCTACCTATAAATTGCTGACCCTGAGGACAACTGCTGCTTTAACCCCTCTCACCTCAGGGGCCCTGCTATTCCCTCatgatggatagctcagtggtttgagtaagggcctgctaaacccagggctatgAGCTCAGTGCTTGAGCAAgaccatttaggagtctggggcaaatcaGCTTAAACAATAAAAACtgccagggatagtgcttggccctgccaagagggcagggtactggacttcctgaggtcccttccagctccataaGATGTCCACAAAAGGTTATTCTTTCTGGTCCCTTAATGCTTTTCACCATTCCTTTTGCCAGTCATTGACACATAGCAATAAGTACTTCCCCCAGTGCAGTTGTGAACACAGGGAACACACATCAACCAACAGAGCACTCTGTTTACTCACTGCTTTCATTCTTACAGATGCGTTTGAAGGGAAATACCCTTTGAAATGTCTGACTGCTGTTATCACAAGACTCTAGTTCCTCACAGCTAACAGGAAAagcaagatcaaaacaaaaagcagtcaagtagcactttaaagactagcaaaatggtttattatcgcaccgttttggaaagagaagcggccgagctggcttttatattcaaattcggcacattaacacatggtttaaatcgtgatgggaactttctgagtcactataggggctcgtctgcatacttggtttaatctaattcttgatcttccccccccccacccctccactctctgatttgctcaccttgattatctttttctgatttgtcctccttgcttactgtttttggttctctgtgccttaaatattgagtctgttctggttggtctggctatggtctgaagaagtgggtctgtcccacgaaagctcacctaataaactattttgctagtctttaaagtgctacttgactgctttttgttttgatagtgtatagactagcacggcttcctctctgttactatttgaaacAAACTGGCCCAGCTTCTGATGCAATGCTGATGAACTCCTAAAATACTTAATTCAGTGTAGCGTGGGCAGGATATTGCCCTAGCTGTCACAGTGAGCATTTGGGAAGCTGCCTATATAAACACATGAATGCTAGATAATATAAATGGTTACTATTAACACCTCTGTAGCCTGAGGGGCTGTTTGTATGGGGAGCCACCAAATGTGTAACAGGTAgtatgtagtaggcatccttcagtctgcatagactatggatcgcgccctttaaagtttcaattgaggacttcatttacagcgtctgttgtgactataaagacccacacgagagtgacagtccttgctgcatctcttgcagatgtagtgggtgtctggcgagtccttattgtgctttctgt is part of the Carettochelys insculpta isolate YL-2023 chromosome 5, ASM3395843v1, whole genome shotgun sequence genome and encodes:
- the PMAIP1 gene encoding phorbol-12-myristate-13-acetate-induced protein 1, whose translation is MMPGKPLRKGAPQPPTPAAEQEAVTQCALQLCKIGDICNLHQKILNVITKLFCPGT